From the Desulfobacterales bacterium genome, the window CTCGAGCAAATGGGTTTATGATTTTGACGAAGTCGATCAAGCTGAAAAATATGTCGGCGGAGACTGGGAGGCGGTACGCGGGCTTCTGGGCGGCAAAGGCGCCAACCTGGCTGAAATGGTGCGCATCGGCATACCGGTGCCGCCCGGATTTACGGTGACCACCGAAGCCTGCAATGCCTATCTGTCCGCCGGCGAAAGCTTTCCCGCCGGCATGTGGGAGCAGGTGCTGGAGGCCATGCAAAAAATCGAAGCGGACACCGGCAAGAAATTTGGTGATGCCCAAAACCCCCTGCTGGTTTCCTGCCGTTCGGGGGGCAAGTTTTCGATGCCCGGCATGATGGATACGGTTCTCAATATCGGGCTCAACGATGACACTGTCCAAGGCATGATCAAGCTAACCAAGGATGAACGTTTTGTCTATGATGCTTACAGGCGATTGGTGCAGATGTTTGGCTGTGTGGTTATCGGGATTCCCGATGAGCCTTTTGAAGAAGTCATCACCCATGCGCGCCGCAAAGCGGGTGTCAAAAACGATGCCGATCTAACCGCGGATGACTGGCAGGCGGTTACAACGGAATTTAAAAACATATACAAACGGTATACCCGCCATGATTTTCCCTCCGATCCGCTGGCCCAGTTGCGCAAGGCCACCGAAGCAGTATTTAAAAGCTGGAACGGCAAGCGGGCTATTGACTACCGCAATGCCGCCGGTATCGCTCATGACCTGGGCACAGCGGTGAATATCGTCACTATGGTATTTGGCAATATGGGCAACACCAGCGCCACCGGGGTGGCCATGACCCGCAATGCCTCCACTGGCGAGAAGCAAATTGAAGGCGATTATCTGACCAACGCCCAGGGAGAGGACGTGGTTGCCGGCATCCGCATCACCGACGATATTCAAAAATTAAAAGATGAGATGCCGTCGGCCTACCAGGAGTTTGAGGATATCTGTCAAAAACTGGAAAAGCATTACCGCGAGATGCAGGATGTGGAGTTTACCATTGAAAACAGCAAGCTTTGGATGCTGCAAACCCGTGATGGCAAGCGCACAGCCCAGGCAGCTGTGCGTATTGCGGTGGATATGGTCGAAGAAGGCCTGATCAGCAAAGAAGAAGCGGTCATGCGTGTCACTCCGGATCAAGTTGATTTCTTTTTGCATCCCCAATTTGATGTCCAGGCCAAACAAAACGCCCATAGCGGAGGAAAATTTTTGGCCAAAGGGCTGAATGTGTCGCCGGGCGCTGCAGTCGGTATTGTGGCCTTTGACGCCGATCGCGCCGAACAGTGGGCCAAGGAGGGGGGCAAAGATGTCATCATGGTGCGACCCGAGACCAAGCCTGACGATGTCCACGGCATGCTGGCCGCCGAAGGCATCCTGACAAGCCGCGGCGGGCGCACCAGTCATGCGGCTTTGGTGGCCAGGCAGTTTGGTACACCGGCGGTTGTGGGGGTTGCTACCCTCGAAATTGATCTGGCCAATCGAAAAATGGACGTGGGGATTCATGAAATAAAAGAAGGCGATTGGATTTCCATTGATGGCACCGCCGGCGAGGTCTTCCTGGGTCAGCTGGAGACCATGGTGCCGGATATCAACGATCCCTGGCTGCTGAAGCTGCTGTCCTGGGCCGATGAATTCCGGCGCCTGGGCGTCTGGGCCAATGCGGATTATCCCAAGGACGCTGAAAGGGCGCGTGAATACGGTGCCCAGGGGATCGGGCTTTGTCGCACCGAGCACATGTTTTTCGAGGCCGAGCGCCTGCCGCACGTTCAGAAAATGATCATGACCGATCTGGCGCGCGAACGGCAGGAGGCCCTGGATGCCATCTTGCCGTTCCAGCGCGAGGATTTTGCCGGGCTTTTCAGGGCCATGGACGGGCTGCCGGTGATCATTCGCCTGATCGATCCGCCTTTGCATGAGTTTTTACCCGATCGCTTTGATCTGATGCACGAGCTTTCAGATCTGAAGATTCGGCTGCAGCAGGCCGCCAACCTGGCCCAGGTGGATGATTTGCTCGAACAAATTCGCCTCAAAGAGACCATCCTCAAACGGGTGGAAAGCCTGCATGAGGCCAATCCTATGCTGGGTTTGCGCGGGGTACGGTTGGGCATCCAGATTCCGGAGCTGACCACCATGCAGGTGCGGGCCATATTTGAGGCTGCCTGCGCGGTGGCCAAAGATGGGGTCGATGTCAACCCGGAAGTCATGATTCCACTGACCAGCCATGTCAACGAGCTCAAGATTCAGCGCCAGGCCTTGGAAAGCGAGGCCAAAAAGGTGATGAAGGAACAGGATATGAGAATTGATTATAAATTTGGCACCATGATTGAGATCCCCCGCGCGGCCGTGACCATGGACGAAATCGCCGATTATGCAGAATTTATTTCTTTTGGCACCAACGACCTGACCCAGACCACCTATGGTATATCCCGGGACGACGCTGAAGCCGGTTTTTTAATAGAGTACATCTCCACCGGTGTTTTGCCGGACAACCCCTTTGCCACCATCGATCGCAATGGGGTGGGGGAATTGATGCGTATCGCAGTGACCAAAGGGCGTGCTGAAAACCCCGATCTGGAATGCGGTATCTGCGGTGAGCATGGCGGGGATCCGACTTCAATTCAGCTGTGCCATGAGCTGGGGTTGACCTATGTCTCCTGCTCGCCGTTCCGGGTGCCGATCGCCCGCCTGGCGGCGGCTCATGCTGCTTTACGTGAGAAACAGGCAGCCGAGCAGGACCAAAAAGTAGCCTAAGGGGTATGTCTTCTAGAGTTATAACACTACAGTCGGGTGGGAAATATAAATCAACTAAGTTTTTAATTGAGAAAATTCCAAGCACCAATAAACAAATCACAAACAATCCTCAAATTCAAATGATCAATGACGCAAACATGTTTGGAATTTGATTCATTGGGATTTGGGATTTGATCTACTGAATTTTAGTTCTATAAGAGTGAATGGATCGCCGTCTGTATTGGGAATTGCCTAATGAATATTACATGGGCTTGTCGTGTTCCATGAGACACTATTGGATCAGGTGTCATTCGGTTATCAGGTTGCGCCCGTTGAGCCCGTTGAGCCGGTTTAGCCTGTTAAAAGTAATAGCGATCTCTGTGCCAGTTATACGGGGTAATGAGACAGATTGTCTCAATATGGGGCACAAGATGCAGTCAGCAATCGTATCCAAGATAGGCTGTTGAATTAGTAACATGTCGGTATTAATAGGATTTTTATTTAATTGCATTATTGCCCAA encodes:
- the ppdK gene encoding pyruvate, phosphate dikinase, encoding MSSSSKWVYDFDEVDQAEKYVGGDWEAVRGLLGGKGANLAEMVRIGIPVPPGFTVTTEACNAYLSAGESFPAGMWEQVLEAMQKIEADTGKKFGDAQNPLLVSCRSGGKFSMPGMMDTVLNIGLNDDTVQGMIKLTKDERFVYDAYRRLVQMFGCVVIGIPDEPFEEVITHARRKAGVKNDADLTADDWQAVTTEFKNIYKRYTRHDFPSDPLAQLRKATEAVFKSWNGKRAIDYRNAAGIAHDLGTAVNIVTMVFGNMGNTSATGVAMTRNASTGEKQIEGDYLTNAQGEDVVAGIRITDDIQKLKDEMPSAYQEFEDICQKLEKHYREMQDVEFTIENSKLWMLQTRDGKRTAQAAVRIAVDMVEEGLISKEEAVMRVTPDQVDFFLHPQFDVQAKQNAHSGGKFLAKGLNVSPGAAVGIVAFDADRAEQWAKEGGKDVIMVRPETKPDDVHGMLAAEGILTSRGGRTSHAALVARQFGTPAVVGVATLEIDLANRKMDVGIHEIKEGDWISIDGTAGEVFLGQLETMVPDINDPWLLKLLSWADEFRRLGVWANADYPKDAERAREYGAQGIGLCRTEHMFFEAERLPHVQKMIMTDLARERQEALDAILPFQREDFAGLFRAMDGLPVIIRLIDPPLHEFLPDRFDLMHELSDLKIRLQQAANLAQVDDLLEQIRLKETILKRVESLHEANPMLGLRGVRLGIQIPELTTMQVRAIFEAACAVAKDGVDVNPEVMIPLTSHVNELKIQRQALESEAKKVMKEQDMRIDYKFGTMIEIPRAAVTMDEIADYAEFISFGTNDLTQTTYGISRDDAEAGFLIEYISTGVLPDNPFATIDRNGVGELMRIAVTKGRAENPDLECGICGEHGGDPTSIQLCHELGLTYVSCSPFRVPIARLAAAHAALREKQAAEQDQKVA